Sequence from the Nocardia cyriacigeorgica GUH-2 genome:
CCGCGCAGTTCGCCGGCCAGCTCGGTCGCGATCGCGGCGCTCATGCCGTCGACAACCAGCAGCAGCACACGATGATCGGAGGCCAACGGCCGAACGACGCGATGCAGGAAGCTCTCGACGGTCAACATTTCCCCCGGCGAGCTGCCCGATTCGGTCCACACCGCGAAGTTTGTCGCGAACTCTCGATCGAACTCGTAGCGGATTTCGCGAGCTCTTGTCACCAGCGTGTGGTACGCGATGCGTAGCGAGGGGTCGTCGTCACCGCCCGCCTCCAGATAATCGATGGCGCGATCGGCCCATGCGGTGTCGCGCATCTGCTGGTCGAGAGCTTCGGCGACACTTCGGCCGGTCGGGTCGGGGTTGGTGCGCAACCACCGGTGGAGGCGCTGCGCCATCCGAACTCGACCGACTCGAACTCGGTGGTCGGGGGCGAGGTCGTGCTCACGCAGCCTGATCACGGCCTTATCGATATCGTCGCTCACACCGCCACCGAGTGCCTGGCCCGCGGCCGTGAATCGAGCCTCGAGACCCGCGGGGAGCAGGGGGCTGTGCTCGGCCGCCGTTGCTGCGCCGAACTGGCGCACCAGGAGATCGGCTTCGGCGAGTACGGTATCGGTGATCTTGCGCGCATGCCGAGCCGCCTCGTCGGCTTCGTCGTGCAGGTCGGTCGAGGAGCGCGCTTTCACGAGCAGATCACGGATGTAGTCCTCGCAGGTGCGGCCGAAGGTTGCCAGCATCCGGTCCAGCCCCTGCCCCACCGCGGGCGGATGTTCACCGAGCCAACGTTCTACACGCCCACGCGCTTGGTACACCGCATTGTCCGGGGCGGCATGCTGCCACAGGGCTGCGCACACCAGTCCGTAGGCGACCGATTCGGGCCCGTGTCCGGCGCGAACGAGGGCAGTGATTATCGCCCCGGTGGCACCGGACTGCTCCGTTTCGCTGAGGAAGCCGATGAGCCCATCTCGTTCGGGCGCCCGCAGATCCAGTAGCAGTTGCGGACCGCCCGGACGCTGGGACCATTCGAGCAGGCTGAGTGGATCGATCCGGTCGACCTCGGCCCGAATGCCCAGTCGGCGAGTGGCGAGCGCGGTGAGAGCGGGAACACGGGAGAGGACACCGCCGGCAAGGGCCGTCGGCCACCCGTGCGCGCCGGCCGCATCTAGCAGCGCCTCGCACGCCCACCCGTCACGTTTGAGCAAGGGGTCGACCGCCGTGGCACCGAAGGTTTCCCGCACGATGTCCCAACGGTCCACGGTGTGCACGCGCCCGCGGTGGGTCCGTACCAGAATGGCCGGATCGAGGTCGTGCTCCTCGACACTGGTCAGCACCACCAGCACACGCGGATCGGGCGCGATCTCCCGAGCATGTGCCAGGACTGTTTCATGCACCGACAGCGGGGAAGTGCCGACCGATACCCGCGCGCGCCGTCCATCGGCAAGGGTCAGGACCGGGTCTCCCTCCCACTCGGGTTCACCGCGTAACAGCAGCGTGACAGGGTCACCGGGGGCGCCGAGAACCTCGGCGAGCCGTTTGTGCGAGGAGAGGTACTGGGCGACCGTCGTTCTCGACAGTCGCATCGCGGTTGTGACGGTGGTACCGGTCATTCGATGACCCGCCACAGGATTTCGACCGAGGCGCCGGGTTCCAGCTCGGCGAGCTCGGCCACCTCGGCAGAGAACTTGGCCACCGCATCACGAGCAGTTGTGGTGTATTTGCCGGACCGACGCCTGGACCGCGTGCTCTGCGGTGTGCTGCCATCGAGCGGCGGATTGCTCGTTCGGGTCCCGAGGTCGACATCATCCGCTTCGGCGGTGCGTCTCGTGGTCCCCTCGGATATCGGTGAGATCGGTGTTGGAGATGCTTCCCTACGCTTGCGCTCGTCCTCCTCACGGAGTTTGCGGGTCGTCAGCGCGGTGATCTTGGCATCGGTGCTGCGCAGCGCGTCGGCCAGATCGGCGGAGCGCTGGTCGGATCGGGCGACGTTCCGCAAAGAGTCCAGCAGTGCGGCGCCTTCGGGTCCGAGCAAACTGGCTTGTTCGAGATTTCGCCAGGCAGCATGAGTTAGCGCCGCGATCACATTCTCGGCGGATTTGATCGAGGTGGCATAGCGGTCCGCGTTCACCTCGGCGAGGTCGAAGTGGGCGAGCGCTTCAACGGTCTTCTTGGCGCCCGCCGAGCCGCCGCCACCGGTAGAAACGAGCGCCGACAACAGGGCGAGCGAGCGACGAGCGAGCGCGAGCCGCCCGCTGGGTTCGTTGTCGTCGAGCCCGAGGAACTCGGCATGCTTCTCCAACTGTTCGACCAGTCGGGTCGCAGCGTCGTGGTACTTCGTCGCGGAGCTGCTGATCTGCCGGGCGAACAGCTGCACCGGCCCGCCGCGTCGCAGTGTCGGCGGCTTCTCGCCGAAGATCACTTCGAAACGATTTCGGGCCGTGTCCCAATCCGATTCGCTCGGTAGCGGCTGGGTGCGCAGCGCGTCCCCGGCGTGAATCTTGGTGAGTTCGGGCGTGTCGATCGGCACGCCGCCACGTACCCAGATCCTGTCGTCCATTTCAGCGAAGGACGCGATCACGAGATTGGCGATGTGTGGTTCCAGGCCGCGCGGCTGAGGCAAGTCGATCCAGTCGCCGAGCGAGATCACCGACAAGTCGCCGGTGCTGCCCGCGTTCTGCGCCGACTTGCGGAAGTGGTCGGCCCACCGCCTGGACAGCTCGAAGTACGCCTCCTTCTGCTGGCCCAGGCCGAGGGGTTCAGCCACCCGCCGCATGAGCGCACGGTCCTTCGCTGGAACCTCGAAGCGGTTATCGCGCGCCTCGGCTGCCCCTTTCACGTGCGCGAGAATGGTTTTCGCATCGGTGGGCTTGACGGCGGTGCCGGTGCCGTCCGGGTCCAGGTTCGGGTGCTCCGGAAACTGGTGGGCGAGGAGTTTGCCCGCCAGCGTGCGGATGGCGTCGTGCATCGACTGGCCGATGGAGATGGTGAGGCCATCGATATCGGGCAGCGGGTGGAACAGCTGGTCCAAATCGTTGGTCACATCGTCGGGTTTGCGTTCTGCCAAGCCGTACGCCTGTTTGAACGTGGCCAGTACCCGCTTGCGCAGGGTTTCGCGCTGGGACTCCAATAGCTGCTTAGCGCTGGCCCGATTGTCGGGATTGAGATGCTGAGCGTATTGCGTATCGAACCGGTACGGGTCAGCGAGCGCCTTGGTGACCACGAGCAGGCGCCGGAAATCCTCCCAGCGCGGTTTGGTCAGATGCGACGGCAACCATGCCACCGTGCGTGGATGGTTGCCGCCCTGCTCCTGCTTGAGCCGCCGGATACGGTCGGCGTCCTCCACCGGCCCGAGCAGGCCCTCGTCGTAGGGCAGGTCGACGACGATCCGCCAGAGCCCCTCGTACGTGGGCTGTAGATCATGGTTGGGCAGGGCGTCTTCGTCGCTGACATTGCCGAAGATCACTTCCACGGTGCGATTCGAGCCGCGCCAGACGAACCGCAGCTCATCGGCATCGAACCGGCCGTTGGCGCGATCGAGACCGAATTCCTCGGCGAGGAGGTCGCGAGCGAGTGCGAGCCGGTTCGATGGGTTGTCGTTGACCTGTGCGTTGGCGAGCACCAGCTCCACGTCCACGCCGGACAGCTCGAGGCGCACACCGGGATTTACGTCGGTACCGGTGAGTTTGATCTCCGGGAACCGAGCGGCCCACTCGCCGATCATATCCTTGATCACGCCCTCTTCCCGCCCGGGAATCATGGTCGTGATCGAACCGTGGTTGAGCGCGCCGAGGCGGCGAATGGTCAAGTCGCGCAATGCTGGAACGCTGGGTGCGAGTGCCGCGAGCAACACTGTGCAGGCAAGACGGTTCTGGCCGACGAACTTCTTGCAGTTGCCGGCGAGCTTCGGATCGGTGATGGTCTCGCGCCGGTTGAGGTAGGCGTCGATGTCGTCTTCGGTGACCTCGCACGAGCTGAGCAGGTACGGACGCAGCCGCGTCTTGTACAGCTTGTCGGCGGCTTCGAAGAGCACCTTCTTGTCGGCGACGAACGGCCGGTCACCGCCCCGGGTGAGCTGCTGGTAGAGATCGCCCAGCGGAACCAGATCGCCGAGGCGCAGCTCGTTGCGGTGGTCGGCGAGAAGCTGGCCCATCAATTTCAAGCCGGTGCGAGAACGCTGCAGGGCCGCCGAAATATGTACCAGCGTGTCGAGGAACGCGGGGGAGAACGGGTAGCTCAACCGGAACGACGCTTCGTCGGCGCCGGTGGTGCTCTCGTCGGAACCGAGAAGGGTGTCCCACACCTTCGGTCCGAGCTTCTTGGTCTTCTCGAACGCGGCGTCGATCTCCGCGCGCGCGGCGGCATCGCGCGGCTTCAACAATCGAGCATGAGCGATTTGTGGAAGGTTGCGGTCCTCGAGGCTGATCAGGTCGAACCGGCCGGAGGCATGGTTGAGCGCATCCTGGATCGCCGATTCCGCAGCACCCGCGAGCTCTTCACCGACCAGCTCGCGCAGGTCGCGCTGGCGGGCGATGAACGAGACGATCGGGATCGCTCGGCGAGCATCACCACCCTCACGGAAGTTGGTGATCTTGCTGGCCTCGCGCGCCACGCGTTTCTCGTCGTGGATGAGGCTGGCCAGCCAGAGGATCAGCTCGTCGAGGAACAGGATAATCGCGTCGTAGCCGAGCGACTTCGCGTGCGCGGCAATGACGCTGAGGCCGGCATCGAGGGAGATGAATCCGCTTTCGTCCTCGGCGGCGCGCTGAGCGAACCCCGGAAGCAGATGGGTGCCCGCGTCGTGCACCAACTTGGCGCGCAGCTCCGGCGGCGTGGTCGGATTCACCAGGTTCAGGCCGCCACCGTCATGCGATTCCGATGCCGACAGAGCGGTATCGACCTTCTGGGTAGTCCAGAACGCGGTCGACTCACCCCATTCGTCGTCCTCGCCGGCCTGATCCTGGTTGAGGACAGCAAGGAAACGATCCTCGCCCATCGAGGCACGCAGTGCCCGCAGGTCGGTGAAAAGGGCGTCCGTGCGATACACCGGGGGAATCGGTGCCTCCGGGTGCTTCTTGCGGACGAACTCGACGTAGCCGCCGAGCACCCGTTGCTCCATCGCCTTGGCGTCGATCATGTGATACGGCACCATCAGGAACTTCTTGTTGTCCGACAGCAGCCAGTCGTGCTTGGTGATGACCGGATCGAACTCGCCGCGGGAACGGGCCACCGGGTTGCCGGAGAGCAAGGCGTAGAGCACCGCCATGAAGTGCGACTTACCGGCACCGAACGAGCCATGCAGGAACGCGGGCTTGGAGGTGTTCCCGTCGAGCGCGGACTTGATCAGCGCGAGAGCTTCGTCGAAATTGCCGAGTAGGCGGTCGGTGAGGACATAGTCCTCTACAGCTTTCGTGGAGCCTTCCTCGGTGACCGCATCGGCGAGGGTGAGGACGTAGTCCGAGCCGGCGACGTGTTCCTTGATGTCGATGAGGTCGCGCAGCAGTGGGCGCTGGTCCATCAGTTGTCCCCCTCCGCCGTTGCGGACTTCTTCTTCGTGGTGCGTTTGGTGGTGGCGCGGCGGCCTCGGGTCGCGGGCTGCGGCCGCCAGTTGCGGAGATCGTCGTCGGTGAGGCCGTGTTCGTCTTGCCGGTCTCGGCGGTCACCCGCGAGGAAGGTCGAGGGCGCGATGCCAAAATTCGGGTCGACCTCGTTATGCCACTGGTCCAGCCAAGGCTGGAGCTCGAGCAGACCTGCCAGGAACGGAGTGATCTCTTCGGTGGAGAGATTGTGTTCGGCGAGGTAGATGGCGATCGCCATGGCCTGCTCGCGATGGTCCCAGCCCGCCCAACCGTAGAGTTCAGGGGTGGCGACGTTGGCGGAGCCGTAGGAGATGAAGCGTTCCTTGGGCACGTCGAGCTTGCCGCGCGCCTGCCAGAAGGAAGTGCGCAGGAAGTCCGCCGAAGTGTACTTGGGTGGGACCGGGATGGAGTCGCGGAATTTGTTCTTGTTGTGGCCGTCGGGCATCGCGTCTTCTTGGCGCTGCATGTCCCAGACGTGTTCCCAATCCGCGCGCTTCTTCAAGCCGGAGGGCTTGTAGCGCAGGGCGGCCAGGAAGGGGACGTGCTCGTCGGTGATCAGGTCTGCCACGACCTGCGCCAAATCAGTGCGGGGGGAGTACAGGGCAGCGACGGAGACGAAGTCTTCGTCAGCGGCGAGACGGTCGGTGAGCCTGGACAACGTGAGTACTTGGGGTTGGCCGGTGTCGCCGAACCACAGATCGTATGACTCCATGCGATCGAGCAGCCATGCGCGCAACGCCTTTTCTTGTAAGGCCTCCCAGCCGTCCGTGGCCCAGCGACGCTTATACTCCGGCCGTTCGATCATCCCGATAGCGCGATTGGACTCTATGACTTCGATACGTCGACGGACGATTTTCTGGTACGTGTCGGGCCAGTGGTTAGGAAGGCTCGTAACAGGCTGCGCGGCGTGCCTAGCGAACCACTCACCAGATGCTTCGCCACGCGCCGCTTTACGCGCCAATACGATCTCAAATGCGCGTTCTCCGAAGGTTATTTCCGGAATCTCGTCCTTGACTGCTGTCAGGTCATCCCGCAGCAGGCTGTAGAGCCCGTAGACCTGCCAATCGAGTTCTTCCTGAAGTGCGATCATCTTCCGCCTGATGGACTCCCAGCGGCGCTTGCCGTTTCGAAGAGTTTCCGCGGTCGGCGTGGCGTTCGATGTGATGGTCGCAGGTTGCGTCTCCGCCAGCTGTTCCGCGAGCGAGTCCAAGGCTTCGCCGAGGGACCCCGGGTACCTGCCCGGGAGGGGGAAATCCTGCAGCTTGGTGCCGGTGAACTCGAAGAACTTCTCCCATGACTCACTGGCGATGCCACCGCCAATGCCACCGTTACCCTTGTCGTGGCTCACCATCTTGAGCCAGAAGCAGGCGGTGGAGCTGTTGAGCAGCCCGACCAGCCGCAGATGCTCCTCCTCGCTCGCCCCCTCCGGCAACTTGATCACCGGCGCGGACTGCTTGAACACCTTCCCGCCCCGGTCCAGCACGAAATGGTTGTGCGTCGCCACGAAGGCGAAGGGAATGCCGAGTGGTTTCCTGTACCTCTCGGTGAAAAACATCGAGTATTCGAACCACGTAAGTCCGCGTGCGACCTGGGATTTACCGAAAGCTACCCGATTGCGAAGAATAACTCGATGTGGCCACAAAGCCCGCGTGACCCGTTCTGAGGCTTGCGCTTTGAGGGTGGATTCAGAATATGGCCACAACGACGCGGTGGCCTCAGCGATGGAGTAATCCCGGACCTCAGTGCCCTCGACGATTGCGCGTCGGTAGTCGGGTTCGATTCCCTTGCGTCTCAAGCAACCGTTGCCCAACATGTACGCGCTATCTTCACGCGTGATGGCGCCTGTTCCTATTTCGGTGGTGACAGATCGAAGCTTGTCTTTTGCGGATTCATGCAGACGCTCGACCATCTCAAGACCGCCGTCGAGGAGGATCCATGGCTGCTTGTTGAAGTAGCGGGTTCGCTCAAGATCATCGACTGAAACCCACTGGCTGACGCTTCCGGGATTGTCGATTTGCTCGACAATTGCACTCCAGACCCGTCCATTCTCAGGACGCTCGGGAGCCCGTGGTTCACCCTGTACGCTTCGTACCGTTCGAACGGTCGTGCTGCGGCTGTTGCCGGAACGTCGCGTGCCAATCAGGATTACTGTCGGTGTGCCGTGGCCTGGTATATACGCTCCGGAAGTATCGATGACCTCGGTGAGTTCTACGGTTTGAGCAAAGTACTCCTCAATCAGCTTGGTGCCGAACTCGCGCTTCATAAAGGAATTTGCGGTGATCTGCCCGACTCGACCGAATCCGTGCCCGTCGTGTTGGCCAAGTCTTGCGAGTTCGAAGAACCGCTCCGCGAATGGAACGGATAGTGCGTACGACCCGGAGCAAGACTTGTAGAGGCCGCGGTACAGCTCGTTGAGGTTCTTGTCTTTAACGGTGATGTAGGGCGGGTTTCCCACGACGACGTGGTACCGACCTGGTTCGAGAATTCCCGGGTAGTCGTGGACGTCCTCGGTAGCGTAGGAGAATTCGGCCAGCGGGTCCCGGT
This genomic interval carries:
- the pglZ gene encoding BREX-2 system phosphatase PglZ yields the protein MTGTTVTTAMRLSRTTVAQYLSSHKRLAEVLGAPGDPVTLLLRGEPEWEGDPVLTLADGRRARVSVGTSPLSVHETVLAHAREIAPDPRVLVVLTSVEEHDLDPAILVRTHRGRVHTVDRWDIVRETFGATAVDPLLKRDGWACEALLDAAGAHGWPTALAGGVLSRVPALTALATRRLGIRAEVDRIDPLSLLEWSQRPGGPQLLLDLRAPERDGLIGFLSETEQSGATGAIITALVRAGHGPESVAYGLVCAALWQHAAPDNAVYQARGRVERWLGEHPPAVGQGLDRMLATFGRTCEDYIRDLLVKARSSTDLHDEADEAARHARKITDTVLAEADLLVRQFGAATAAEHSPLLPAGLEARFTAAGQALGGGVSDDIDKAVIRLREHDLAPDHRVRVGRVRMAQRLHRWLRTNPDPTGRSVAEALDQQMRDTAWADRAIDYLEAGGDDDPSLRIAYHTLVTRAREIRYEFDREFATNFAVWTESGSSPGEMLTVESFLHRVVRPLASDHRVLLLVVDGMSAAIATELAGELRGTFAEYDPLPGTGTPYRRCMAAALPSLTAVSRTSLFAGKLMKGDQKTEQRLFPQHRFWGAKRAQVFHKSDLRSTPGERFGADLGAALADPDCHVAIVLNTIDDRLAKEAKLDDSGWETREIGDLRALISVATAQGMVVLITSDHGHVIDRRGKSVEAENIESARHRLPLGEYDRLAETEIALHGPRVVWPESGASIVALWDNDSRYSAQKAGYHGGAALAEITIPVLAFLPFGAPPPSGWRELGDQRPAWWRDSAEALPQASAAAAAPTTRARVAGKAAEKLTAQITLDIPLPSAQPLSPPTSAADGLINGLLSSEIFATQLEQLARKPTTAKLEKAIRALFDGPQSTTALAQRVGDPPARAAGFAAILGQLLNVDGAQVLEVLPDGRTLKLNVALLRSQFGLR
- the pglY gene encoding BREX-2 system ATPase PglY, which encodes MDQRPLLRDLIDIKEHVAGSDYVLTLADAVTEEGSTKAVEDYVLTDRLLGNFDEALALIKSALDGNTSKPAFLHGSFGAGKSHFMAVLYALLSGNPVARSRGEFDPVITKHDWLLSDNKKFLMVPYHMIDAKAMEQRVLGGYVEFVRKKHPEAPIPPVYRTDALFTDLRALRASMGEDRFLAVLNQDQAGEDDEWGESTAFWTTQKVDTALSASESHDGGGLNLVNPTTPPELRAKLVHDAGTHLLPGFAQRAAEDESGFISLDAGLSVIAAHAKSLGYDAIILFLDELILWLASLIHDEKRVAREASKITNFREGGDARRAIPIVSFIARQRDLRELVGEELAGAAESAIQDALNHASGRFDLISLEDRNLPQIAHARLLKPRDAAARAEIDAAFEKTKKLGPKVWDTLLGSDESTTGADEASFRLSYPFSPAFLDTLVHISAALQRSRTGLKLMGQLLADHRNELRLGDLVPLGDLYQQLTRGGDRPFVADKKVLFEAADKLYKTRLRPYLLSSCEVTEDDIDAYLNRRETITDPKLAGNCKKFVGQNRLACTVLLAALAPSVPALRDLTIRRLGALNHGSITTMIPGREEGVIKDMIGEWAARFPEIKLTGTDVNPGVRLELSGVDVELVLANAQVNDNPSNRLALARDLLAEEFGLDRANGRFDADELRFVWRGSNRTVEVIFGNVSDEDALPNHDLQPTYEGLWRIVVDLPYDEGLLGPVEDADRIRRLKQEQGGNHPRTVAWLPSHLTKPRWEDFRRLLVVTKALADPYRFDTQYAQHLNPDNRASAKQLLESQRETLRKRVLATFKQAYGLAERKPDDVTNDLDQLFHPLPDIDGLTISIGQSMHDAIRTLAGKLLAHQFPEHPNLDPDGTGTAVKPTDAKTILAHVKGAAEARDNRFEVPAKDRALMRRVAEPLGLGQQKEAYFELSRRWADHFRKSAQNAGSTGDLSVISLGDWIDLPQPRGLEPHIANLVIASFAEMDDRIWVRGGVPIDTPELTKIHAGDALRTQPLPSESDWDTARNRFEVIFGEKPPTLRRGGPVQLFARQISSSATKYHDAATRLVEQLEKHAEFLGLDDNEPSGRLALARRSLALLSALVSTGGGGSAGAKKTVEALAHFDLAEVNADRYATSIKSAENVIAALTHAAWRNLEQASLLGPEGAALLDSLRNVARSDQRSADLADALRSTDAKITALTTRKLREEDERKRREASPTPISPISEGTTRRTAEADDVDLGTRTSNPPLDGSTPQSTRSRRRSGKYTTTARDAVAKFSAEVAELAELEPGASVEILWRVIE
- the pglX gene encoding BREX-2 system adenine-specific DNA-methyltransferase PglX, encoding MIDRAALLADLKKQVVAVETDLEKQLDVLPEVKARLHDEWAQARKLNRTAATESSWLGERVTQVAVAWVLGTVFVRFCEDNHLIADPYLTGPTDDRRELAHARYDAYVETDPDPTYRGWLENAFAELGAGQAGKLLFDPNHNALYQIPVSHDGARELIEFWRTRDEHGVLVHNFTDPLDEDGINGWDTRFLGDLYQDLSEDIRKNYALLQTPEFVEEFILDRTLEPAIREFGYETIQLIDPTCGSGHFVLGAFRRLTQRWADEQPTKDRHERVHAALNSVHGVDINPFAIAIARFRLLVAAMAAANVRTLAEAARYEWPIKLAVGDSLIKARQLELTFDGDHRDPLAEFSYATEDVHDYPGILEPGRYHVVVGNPPYITVKDKNLNELYRGLYKSCSGSYALSVPFAERFFELARLGQHDGHGFGRVGQITANSFMKREFGTKLIEEYFAQTVELTEVIDTSGAYIPGHGTPTVILIGTRRSGNSRSTTVRTVRSVQGEPRAPERPENGRVWSAIVEQIDNPGSVSQWVSVDDLERTRYFNKQPWILLDGGLEMVERLHESAKDKLRSVTTEIGTGAITREDSAYMLGNGCLRRKGIEPDYRRAIVEGTEVRDYSIAEATASLWPYSESTLKAQASERVTRALWPHRVILRNRVAFGKSQVARGLTWFEYSMFFTERYRKPLGIPFAFVATHNHFVLDRGGKVFKQSAPVIKLPEGASEEEHLRLVGLLNSSTACFWLKMVSHDKGNGGIGGGIASESWEKFFEFTGTKLQDFPLPGRYPGSLGEALDSLAEQLAETQPATITSNATPTAETLRNGKRRWESIRRKMIALQEELDWQVYGLYSLLRDDLTAVKDEIPEITFGERAFEIVLARKAARGEASGEWFARHAAQPVTSLPNHWPDTYQKIVRRRIEVIESNRAIGMIERPEYKRRWATDGWEALQEKALRAWLLDRMESYDLWFGDTGQPQVLTLSRLTDRLAADEDFVSVAALYSPRTDLAQVVADLITDEHVPFLAALRYKPSGLKKRADWEHVWDMQRQEDAMPDGHNKNKFRDSIPVPPKYTSADFLRTSFWQARGKLDVPKERFISYGSANVATPELYGWAGWDHREQAMAIAIYLAEHNLSTEEITPFLAGLLELQPWLDQWHNEVDPNFGIAPSTFLAGDRRDRQDEHGLTDDDLRNWRPQPATRGRRATTKRTTKKKSATAEGDN